The genomic stretch ACATGGACGATTTCACATCAGTTACACGTGTGCACCGGTTGTACACTTCAATTGACTTTGACTAATGAGGCATATATAAAGGATAAACGTGACACTATTTGAACAATTAAAGGATCAACTTGACCTCTTTTAAAATTAAGGGACAAAAATGGACCTTAAGGTAAAGCTAAAGGACAAAAAAAGGTATTTTGCCTAAATATTACTCACTTGTTCCCAATATAAGTGTCATATTTGACACTTATACATAAATTAagaaaatataataataaattatATTTGTGGATTGATGTATTCAAATTAGCATTAACGTAAGATGAAAAGTAATAATTAAAAGTATTAAATATGAGTACAATTGAAATATGAAAATTAAAATTACATTGATAACTTAAAGTGAACAAATTATTTTATAAACATGACACTTATTTTGGGATGCAAGTAATAATTTTTAGTCTTTCAAAAACTATATTGTTAATTAATTTGGTCTTTTCTGTTAAATTTTGAGTAAAAATGTTAAGTTGTGTTTGTGTGACAATAGTTGGCAAAATTGGAAATTATGAGTTAGCATACCTGATATAAACATGTATTCCTCTTCATTCTAAAACATTTTCTGATATAAATATGAATTCCTTTTCATTCTAAAACGTTTCGTAAGATTTTGTATTTTGTTTTTCTAGGGTTTccaattcatcttcttctttttttaattcattcatcttatccttTACTTATTCATCTTCTTAACAAATTTCTGAATTTGTATCGAACATTAACATAATCATATTCTTTTCGTCTTTAATTATGAAAATGTCAAAATTTTCAATAGTGGTTGAATGTCAAACAATCAGTGCTTTAGGGCAATTAGATGTGTACTTAGAAGACATAAGAGAAAGGAATGTCTTTGCGAAGAGGAATATGTTCTTTGTACTGTAATGGACATGAACAATTTGAACTTTGAAAAAGAAATTTGGGATTGTAGAATTTACAGAAATCACATGGATAAGGGCTATAATTTTTTCAAGTGATTAGAGGAAATTGTTGATGATAACGATCTGAAGATCGAAAgacaaaagaagaaaaaaattaatttgaagAACGAGATGGTCTACATAATAGGATAATTGAAAATGTCAACGGTGCTTGGAGTTTTTAGTTTATGAGTGAATCTGGTGATATTAAAAATGTATTTTAAATTGATTTATTGTTAGGAAGTTTGATGTAACAGTGTGTTAGATTATTTTAAGAGTTATGTATTTGAAGTTAATCATATTATCTATGAGTTGTGTTGGTTTATTGTTACGGGTAGATTATGTatttgaagaaaatgaaattcTACTATAGTTATAAGTTAAAGTTGTCTTGTATTAAGTTGGATCAATTTAAGGTCAATGAAAATTCAAGTTTTATATAATTTGTATTTATATAACCTGTTAAAATTTGTTAAAACTTGTTAGAATTTGGAACCACTTGGTTGGTGAGGagggggagagagagagagagagagagagagagagagagagagagagagagattttgcATTTTATTCATTCATAACATCTCCAAGGTATATATAAAATTATAAGTGGTTTGAAACACCACCATGATAACCGATTACAACACTTGAATTATTAGATTTTTACTTAACATGCCATCTTAATTCAAGTGCTTCAAGTTTTCCATGCccatgttcatcttcaaccttttGAACACTTCGATTGTGACCCCCTTGATCATCAAATCAGCCACTTGGTCTTCACTTCTACAATATCCGAATCTCAACCTTCCTTCACTAACAAGTTCCCTCAAGTAGTGAAACATCATCTCAATGTGCTTGCTCCTCCCATGTTCAATTGGGTTCTTAGTAAGATTTATAGCAGAAACGTTATCAGCCATGAGCGTTACAATATCACCCTCATCGTTGCCCATATCATTAAAAGTTTATGCCTTCCATTTGCAAGAATCCCTTTGCAACTAATCGAGCTTTATGCTTGATTATTTCACCCTTGGGATTTACCTTCACTTTGAACACCCATCTTTAACCAATTGGCTTATTCTCATCTGGTAGATCAACCGACTCCCAAGTCTTGTTCTTCTCAATAGATTCCAGCTCCTCCTTTATATCACAAATCCATTTTAGATCACTTAAGGCCTATTCCGTTTTAACGGGTTCAGATTCGGCCATAAATGCAAAATTGACGAAATCACCACCATGATTGACTTTGTTGTCTCGGAACAACTCATAATCTTGGCGTCTTGAAGGCAAATCTCTTTTCCTGGTTGATCTTCTTACATTCTCTTCAGTTAGAGCTTCGATGGGGGATGATTATGCACTTTCCAGCTCTATAGAAAATGACTTTTCATTGCCGTAACTGGTACAACTTTATGGTAACCGGTTACAGGCTGTTGGAACTCCTTAATTTCGTTAAAAATCACGTCTCGGCTGGTTACAATCATTTTATTCACTGCATTAGATAACTTGTAACCACCAGTATTGTGATAGCCTATAAGTATCATCGACTCTACCTTATCATCCGACTTCATTCCAAGCTACCTCAAAACAAGTCGATATGCTACGAAACTGAAAACCCTCAAGTGATTTAGGTTTGGTTAAAATCCAAACTATGCTTTATCCAGTGTTATTTTCTCAAACTTATATGTTGGACACCCATTCTCCCCATAACTCTTTCGGCAAGTTCTTCCTCTTCAACATGAttctcaccatgttcatgatTGATCGATTATTTCTTTTAGTAACACCTTAAGGTGATGCTTGATTCTACAACCTACATCTTTGCTGAATTTACCCTTATGTTACTTCtcttgcacacattcttcacaaatttcagccGGTATGTTGATCAATGACAGTGTTGTTACCATTTCGTTCTTTTGAAAAACATTGAGATCTCTAAAGTTGAGATCCCCAAGCCTATAATGCCATATTCACTCTTCTCAACTAGCCGCTATAGAAAGACACATATGCTCCATAACCTACGACTCAACCTTGAAAGTTATATTGACATCCATATGAGCTTTTAGGACAAAACCCCCCGTTTGCATCCATAATGTGTAGCACCACATTGTTCTCCATGTGAATATTGTAACCCTTATCAAGCAATTGACCAATACTTAGAAGGCTATACTTGATTCTTGGAATGTATAACACATATTTGATCAAGGAATGTCCACCATCCCttctcatgatcaaaacatcaccGATTTCATCGCCCGCGAGAGTGGTATCATCTGCGAACTTCACTCTATTCTTAATGGCACAATTAATTGTAACAAACTAATCATTCCTTCCCATCATATGAGTAGAACATACGGAATCCAAATACCATTGATTGATGCACTTAATTACCTGTTTTGTAGTCACCATTACATTTTCTTCTGCCTATAACCAGTTGCAACTTTTACGTAACCGATTACATCATGGTTCAATAATGTTTCCGAAATTGTTGTTATTGATGTCTCACAACCTGTTGTTGCTGCATTCCTCTCCAGTGATCATGACCAAGAGTGTGTTATCCTCATCAAACTCTTGTCTTGTAACCTTGGCTCTATCCCCTTGAGGTTCCTTCTTTTATTTGCACTACACTCTCTTACAAATTGATCAAACTGTTGACAAACAAAACACTGCATCTTGCTTTTGTCTATCCTTTTTCTTTCACCTCTAAAGTTACCTTGAAAAACATTTTTGTTGCAGCTTCTCTCACCCTTTTGACAATTAAAATTCTTGGAACTTCAGGATTCTCTTCcataaaaattatgaaaattccCTCTACTCTTCACGGGCCATTCTGTTTTCGATCTCTTGTTTTTCTTGTTGAAATGAGCTTGCAAAGCAATCTTGGCCTCTGCCTTATCAAAATTTATCTCCTCTATTCCTTGCTCATGTTCCTCAATAGAGATTTGTAGCTCTTATTTGCTCATCGTCACAAGAGCCTTCGATTCCTCAATCCCTACGACCACATTGTCAAATCTGGGCACTAAAGAGCAAAATTTTTGCAACAACATACTGCTTTGTGATTGTTACTCCACATACTTTTACTTGGTTCACCAACTGAGTAATCTAGTTGCGAAATCATTGATGGTCTCCTTCTCTGCCATTTAAATCAATTCAAGTTGACGtttatgagtttgtaacctcaccatTTTCTCCTTGTCAGCCCCTACATATGCATTCTTTAAGATTTCCCATGCTTACTTCGATGATTCACAACCACCGACTTTCTCAAAGTTATCACCATCCATACATTGATGGATAAAAAACAATGTCTTAAattctttcttcttttcttccttTCTTCCTTTCTTCCTTATGCGTTGCTCGATGTACATCCAATTCACCTTCGGCAAGAGGATTCACACAgttcttgatcacttcaagaacatcttggTAGTCAAACAACACCTTCATTTCTTTATACCAATTGTTGTAATTCTTAGCATCAACGATGGGTAGGTTTGTAAGGATTCTTTCATTTAAGACATAATTCATGTTACACATTAGGTATTTGATGGATCGAACCAAACTCTTAATGCTAAATGTTAGAACTTGGAACTACCCAGTTGGTGAAAATGAAGTGATTAAGTGCGGATAaggggagagagagagagggggagagagagagagagagagagagagagagagtaatTGATTGAgagaattttcattttattcattCATAATACCTTCAAGgtatatatacaatcacaagtGGACTGTGACATAAGTAAAAATCTAACATAATTGGAAATCTGAAAACTAACTACATGTAACCAATTACACAAAACCTATAACCGATTACAATTGTTTCAGAAAAACTAATACATAAAAATGGTAACTGATTACTGTAaatgtgtaaccggttacaccctCGACTAAACTTTCTATTTTCAGCTTCTTTGACATTTTAACACAGTTGTAATCGGTTACACCCCtttggtaaccggttacaccttTGAGTAAACTTTCTATTTCAACTTCTTTAACATTTTAAAACAACTCTAACCAATTACACCCCATTGGCAACCGGTTACAACACTTGAATTATTGGATTTTCACTTAACAAAAATGTgatttatatttttttaaaccTATTAAAAATTGGTTTTATAAAATTCTTGTTTATAAAACCTATTAAAATCTGATTTATAAAACATGTTAAATTTATGTTCAAAGGCCTATATAACTTCTTGAGTATTTCTTAATGCACCCTTAATACTTGTTAGCCACCACGCGGAATTATTTAAATGCTCTTAATTTTCGGAGATGCATATTTGAACACACCAAATTCTGAATGAACGTTGAAATATTTTGGAGATACATCTCCGTAACAATTTAAAACATTCAATACATCCCACTCAGAAGTCATTATACACTTGAATTGGAccagagatgcatctctaaaAATATTACGGAGATACATATCCGTAACGTCTTAAAACTTACTCTTTCATGTTATATTTTGTTTATATGAATTCAAATGAAGACTTAAACCATACCATACAATCGAAAAACAAAAATCTACCTACATAATTCTAGATGGTCAAAAAATGTCACACATAAATAAAATACCAATAAATGTCAAAATATCATACAATCGAGACCAATAAAGTAGAAAGACCTTCAAAATAAAATACAGACCATAATACTACCACTCTATACTAAGACACTACTGTGTATGTCTGACTACCTCTCCTCTACCTCCTCTGCCAGCTCTGCCTCATCGACCATCAATCCCATCCGTCCCCCGACGCTGTCTCCGGTATATCAATGCCCCCCGTGCCTCCGTCATGATGGCATCTAGGACCTGCCTCACATCAGACCCATAAGGGAGGATACCTCTGTCAATGCCTGTCTGCACAATCTCCATTATACGATGAAACCTAGGCAAGACATCCTTAGCATGATCTAGTTGTTTATGTTCATACTATAATGTCTCATGATGAGTAGGTCTCGATGGGTCTCTTGGAGCAGCCTGCACCATGTACAAACGTGACACTCTGAAGAACCATTTGATGTATCCTTCGACGTAGCTCCGATCGCTCTCAGCTATGGTAGACTGTGCCTTCTCTAGTACCATATGACTCTTataatcatcaaacatgtcaTTTATCTGTATACATGTCAAGACAGGAAGAGTATAGACAACAAGGTGTCTGGGAATGGTTTGAGTATAGTCGAACTGCCGCATGATGCGCTTAGGCAAATAAGGAGCAATGTGACGCGATCTGCATGACAACCATCCAGAATATAACACTAAATATGCCTTTTGTTGCTTATTTGTCACCCTTAGCTTTTCAACCTCCATTTTTGCTGCATCAATTTCCTTGTTTAACTTTTCAAACTTACATTTTTGCTTCATAAAAAATTGTTCATTCTCATCTCCCACTTCCTCATATAACCAATCAAAAAATTCACATCCAACTCGAGTAGATCCCAATGTAAATCAAGAAATCAAAGAACAATGTTATACCATAGTTTGTCAAGAATGAAgtttttttttttgagaaatCTTATCTTAAATTATGGATAATCCCAATATTTTTTCTTCCAAAATTGCTAAATGTTGTTGCCATGCGAATAACAACTATGTCTCCACAATAACAACTAGATTTTCATCGTAGATTGGAACTTGTGCATACCATAAAATAAAAACTTCCATAACTCTTCAGTTTCACAACAGATGAACAATAACCATAACTCATTGTTGATAGAACTCACGATTTTAAAAAAAATGGGGGATGAAACAATAATGAAAGTTTTATCCTAATTCTATTTAGGATTCATTCTTTTCTACAAAGATTTCCAGAAATAAAGACAAAATTAAGAAGATGAAGAATGAATGCCAATTCAGTTGTCACGAATACAAAAATAGACACCATTTGAGACAATTTGACAGAAAGAACTTATATGTCGCTGTTGTATAAAGAGATAAGAGATTAAACTAATTCTTATAAAAGTGAAATACCAAAATAGACTCCAAAATAAAGATAGAAGAccaaacaaaaaatatataaaaaaattttaaaattttttttaaCTAAAAAACCGATAATAAGACTAAGTATTCTCTTTTTCAATGTATTAACATATTTTATTTTAGTATAATagtaaaaagtaaaaacaaagCTACTATGAAATTGAAAAAGTATTTAAATTAACCAAAATAACACATTTTAATAAATTTTTGTAGGTAGGCGAATTAACAATAATTATTTATAGTTTTTTtgaaatatattttttaaaattacTGTATTATAAATATCTAACAACTTTTTTTTACCTATTAcaataataattatttattgTATTGCATCTAACAATTTCATTAAATTAAACCTATGTAGAACAATAATTTTTTATTCATTTATAACAACCgtattttatattttattttgtaCAATATTTTCATTTGAAGACAAACTCAGCAACTCCctgaaataaaaaaaaacattgAATGAGAAACAAGTTGGAATTGAACTGAACTAGACTGACCGGGAAACACCAGGCACAACGAGTAAAGAACTCGTCCATCTTTTCCATTTCCCCAAATTTCCGATTTTCCTTCCACTTTCCGGCACCACCCGCGCGGTTACAATTCCGTCGCGATAACCGCCCCTGTCAAAGCCAACTGAGTCGCATCGGTTAATTCACAACACATGCGTTGTTGCATACAAGGGAGTATCAAAACCTAATTAACTCATTCATGGAGAATCTTTTTGATGATATTGCTCCTACTCCTACTACACGTGGTAACTGCTACTTGAGAAACGAaacctttttctttctttttcatttcaaTCTATGCATTCCTTTTGGTTCATTCTTTATACTGTATTCTTTTGTAGCTAGACCAGGTGCCAGGTTTGCGCCTAAGGCTAAACCGAAACAACCGCCTCGAAAGAATGTGTCTGCATCAAAAGATGAGAACAATGTGCATGCTGCTTCATCAACCACTCGCAATGAATCTGAAGGAATTTCACCGATTGAATCTCATAATGCAGTTACTGTAGCTTTCTCAATTGAAGAACCTATCAAGTCTGGTCTCAGTAATGGTGAATCATGTTTGAAGCCCCTTTTCTTCATCATATATAACTTTTAGAAGTCTTATAAGCTGTGGCATTGTTTGGAAGTGCTTATAATATAAGTTATTATGTATAGGCTATTTCCATAAAGAGACATAAAACAAAGTCAAATTGAATTCATCTAAATCTATAAGCTATTATCATATGCTATATACCATAGAGCTTTGGGAAATAAGCTGAAAAGAACTTGTAGACATGTCATAAGTTGTTTAGTAAGTTCTCCCAAACAATCTCACAAGCGTTTATGTTAATAGATAAGTTCAATTAAGCCAATTGAAACAGACTTTGATTCATTTCATATCTATCATGAGATTTAGTAACAATATAACCAGTTCACTTTGATAATGTTGTAGAAAATGAATTGAATAATGTGGCTGCCCTATCTACTATCTCCTCAACCATAGTTAGGATGGAAGAACTGCCTAAAAATGGGGAAGGTTCATTTCTTGATACGGACAAAAGTTTGCAAGTTATTGATAATTCACTGGAAGTTAGCTTAAACGCGGGCTTCAAAAGTGCTTCAGGCGACAGTAACACCGCAATACCTGAGAGTAACATTCATTCAAATTTTGAGTTTGGAAATGTGGGAGAGGTACAATTTTGAATTTTATGGATCTTTTTCTTGTAGCTTTACTGTTTCAGATGGGTGTAGTCAACTTATGGAGGATATTCTTTCCAGGTATTGTCTGCC from Lathyrus oleraceus cultivar Zhongwan6 chromosome 7, CAAS_Psat_ZW6_1.0, whole genome shotgun sequence encodes the following:
- the LOC127102208 gene encoding uncharacterized protein LOC127102208 is translated as MEVEKLRVTNKQQKAYLVLYSGWLSCRSRHIAPYLPKRIMRQFDYTQTIPRHLVVYTLPVLTCIQINDMFDDYKSHMVLEKAQSTIAESDRSYVEGYIKWFFRVSRLYMVQAAPRDPSRPTHHETL